In Catharus ustulatus isolate bCatUst1 chromosome 29, bCatUst1.pri.v2, whole genome shotgun sequence, the following are encoded in one genomic region:
- the AP1M1 gene encoding AP-1 complex subunit mu-1 — MSASAVYVLDLKGKVLICRNYRGDVDMSEVEHFMPILMEKEEEGTLSPILAHGGVRFMWIKHNNLYLVATSKKNACVSLVFSFLYKVVQVFSEYFKELEEESIRDNFVIIYELLDELMDFGYPQTTDSKILQEYITQEGHKLETGAPRPPATVTNAVSWRSEGIKYRKNEVFLDVIESVNLLVSANGNVLRSEIVGSIKMRVFLSGMPELRLGLNDKVLFDNTGRGKSKSVELEDVKFHQCVRLSRFENDRTISFIPPDGEFELMSYRLNTHVKPLIWIESVIEKHSHSRIEYMIKAKSQFKRRSTANNVEIHIPVPNDADSPKFKTTVGSVKWVPENSEIVWSIKSFPGGKEYLMRAHFGLPSVEAEDKEGKPPISVKFEIPYFTTSGIQVRYLKIIEKSGYQALPWVRYITQNGDYQLRTQ, encoded by the exons ATGTCGGCCAGCGCTGTCTATGTGCTGGACCTGAAGGGAAAG GTTCTGATCTGTCGGAATTATCGTGGAGATGTGGACATGTCAGAGGTGGAACATTTTATGCCAATCCtcatggaaaaggaagaagaggggaCGCTTTCTCCTATCCTAGCACATGGAGGAGTTCGTTTCATGTGGATTAAACATAACAACCTGTATC TTGTTGCAACTTCTAAGAAAAATGCTTGTGTATCActggtattttcatttttatataaagTAGTTCAG gttttttctgaatatttcaaGGAGTTGGAAGAAGAGAGCATTAGGGataattttgttattatttatgaGTTGTTAGATGAGCTTATGGATTTTGGTTATCCACAAACCACTGATAGTAAAATTTTACAAGA GTACATCACTCAGGAAGGCCACAAACTTGAAACTGGAGCCCCACGCCCGCCTGCCACTGTTACAAATGCTGTTTCGTGGAGATCAGAAGGGATAAAGTACAGGAAAAACGAGGTGTTCCTGGATGTCATTGAGTCTGTTAACCTTTTG GTCAGTGCCAATGGAAATGTGCTACGGAGTGAGATAGTTGGATCCATTAAAATGAGAGTCTTCCTGTCAGGAATGCCGGAGCTGCGCCTTGGGTTGAATGACAAAGTTCTCTTTGATAATACAGGCC GTGGGAAAAGTAAATCAGTAGAACTGGAAGATGTGAAGTTTCACCAGTGTGTTCGTCTCTCTCGCTTTGAAAACGACAGGACAATCTCTTTCATTCCACCTGATGGAGAGTTTGAGCTCATGTCATATCGTCTCAATACCCAT GTAAAACCCCTGATCTGGATTGAGTCTGTGATTGAGAAACATTCCCACAGCCGCATTGAGTATATGATCAAG gcaAAGAGTCAATTTAAGCGTAGATCAACTGCCAACAATGTGGAGATTCACATTCCAGTTCCAAATGATGCAGACTCACCAAAGTTTAAAACCACTGTTGGAAGTGTCAAATGGGTTCCAGAGAACAGTGAAATCGTCTGGTCCATTAAATCTTTTCCA GGTGGAAAAGAATACCTGATGAGAGCTCACTTTGGACTCCCAAGTGTTGAAGCTGAAGACAAGGAAGGAAAACCTCCCATTAGTGTAAAGTTTGAGATTCCATATTTCACCACTTCAGGAATCCAG GTTCGTTACTTAAAGATAATTGAGAAGAGTGGTTACCAGGCTTTGCCCTGGGTCCGGTACATCACCCAGAATGGAG ACTACCAGCTCCGAACACAGTAA
- the FAM32A gene encoding protein FAM32A yields MADYEAVQRGPLRLKGSGGALGAGKRKKKKAKDKAQILEQIVSSKKQEEEKKRGLDKRTPAQVAYEKMQEKRQMERILKKASKTHKQRVEDFNRHLDTLTEHYDIPKVSWTK; encoded by the exons ATGGCGGATTACGAGGCGGTGCAGCGCGGTCCCCTGCGGCTGAAGGGCAGCGGGGGGGCCCTGGGGGCCGGCAAGCG gaagaagaagaaggcgAAAGACAAGGCCCAGATCTTGGAGCAGATCGTGAGCAGcaagaagcaggaggaggagaagaagcgCGGGCTGGACAAGCGGACCCCGGCTCAGGTGGCCTACGAAAAGATGCAGGAGAAGCGG CAAATGGAGCGGATCCTGAAGAAAGCGTCCAAAACCCACAAGCAGCGAGTGGAG GACTTCAACAGGCACTTGGATACTCTGACTGAGCATTACGACATTCCCAAAGTCAGCTGGACTAAATGA